The DNA region CGCACCGCCTCGATCAGCTCGTCGGGGATGCCGCAGAGGCCGAAGCCGCCGCACATCACCATCATGTCGTCGCGCAGGAGGCCGGCCAGGGCCGCGGCGGCATCCGTGTAGACCTTCTTCATCGAACCGTCCTTTTCCCGCCGGACCCGACCGGCCGAAACCTTGGGAAGCGCGTGTCCTCGCGCCTGCTCTCCCCGATTCCGCGCGCGAAATCCAGTGGTGCGCCGCACCGGCCCGCGCGGTCCCGGGCGATCCGTAACCGGCACTGCGTTGGGGAGGGCAGGGCGGCCCTGCGTGGGCGCGGCAGACAAAGCCGGCCGGGGACGCTAAGTTGCCCGCTCGACGTGCAGACCCTGCCGGGCCGTGGCAGCCCGAGGGGCCGGCGCGGCGTCCGGCTTCCGGCCACAGCCGCCGCCCCTTCGGAGCATGATGTCGCTGCGCCGCCCGATCTTCGTCCTCGCACTCGGGAGCCTGATCGCTGCCGGCTTCGGCCTGCGCGACTGGCCCCTCGAGGACGGCCGGGTCACGGCGTTCGCGCGCCGCGCCTTCGATGCCTACGGCCTCGGTCTGACGCTGCAGGGACCCGCGAGCCTCGCTGTGCTGCCCTGGCCGCGCCTGACCCTCGACCGCGTCCGGCTCGCCGCCGGTTCCGACGGCCCGGTCCTGGCGGATGAGGGCCGCCTGACCATCGACCTTGACCCGCTGAGCCTCCTCGGCGGGCGCGCGGCCGTGAGCGGGCTCCGCCTGGAGGGCGCGCGGCTGTCGGACGACCCCGGCGGCTGGGACGAACCCCTCGCGCGCCTCGCCGAGCAGGCCAGGTCCGGCGAGGCGGCCCGGCCCCGCCGGATCGTCGTGCGCGACGCGCGCCTCGCCTCCGGCGACACGGCCCGGGACATCGACCTCGACGTCGCGTGGCCGCTCTGGGGCAAGGCCGCCGAGGGCCGCGCCAGCCTCATCTGGCGCGGCGTGCCGACCCGGATCGCCCTGACCCACCTGCGTCCGGCCGAGTTGGCCCATCGCCGCGGCAGCCCGTTCACCGCGGAGATCACGTGGCCGGACGGCAGCCTCGCGGCCGACGGAACGGTGACGCTGCCCGCGAAGGGCAGCGCGCTGCCCGTCATGGCGGGGCAGGTCCGGTTCGAGACGCGATCGCTGCCGGAGAGCCTGGCCTGGATCGGCCGTGATGTGCCGCTGGCGCCGCTCGCCGGTGCCTTCTCGATCGACGGCCGGTTCGAGACGGCCGAGCGGTCCGTCTCGTGGCCGAGCCTGCGCATCGGCCTGGGCCAGAACGTGCTCGAGGGGGCCGGCGCCGTCGCGTTCGGTCCCGGCAAGGCGCCGCGCCTCTCGGTGCAGGCGACCCTGGCGGCCGAGACGCTCGATCTCACGCCTCTCGTCGCGGATCTGTCGCGGCTCCTCGACCCCGCGCCCGCGTCGATCGCCCTGGCGCCCTTCACGCGGGGCGACCTCGACCTGCGCCTGTCGGCGGCCGAGGGGCGCGCCGGCGCGGTCCGGGTGCAGGATCTGGCGGCGAGCGTCCTGGTGCGGGACGCTTCCCTGGAAGTGGCGGTGAACCGGGCCCGGATCCAGGACGGCACGTTCAAGGGGCGCGTGAACCTGACGAGCGGTGCCGACCCGGCCGCGACCGAGTTGCGCACACAGGGGAGCCTCGACCGCGTCGATCTCGGCGCGCTCCTCGGCGAGATCGGCGCGGCGCGGTGGGTGGTCGGGCCCGTGCAGGGGCATTTCGCCCTCGACGCCAGGGCCCGCGACACGGCCGGGCTGCTGGCGCATCTGAACGGTCGGGCGACCCTCGCCATGGACGGCGGTGCCATCGCGGGCCTCGACCTCGCCGACGTCATCCATCGCAACGGCGCGGTGGCCTCCGGGGCCCTGGCGCGCCGGAACGGCCGGACGGCCTTCGAGCGGGCCGTGGTGACGCTGCGCTTCGTCGACGGCGTGGGCGAGATCGCCGAGTCGGGGCTCCTGGGGCCGAGCGTCGGGGCGACCCTGCACGGTCAGGTGTCGCTGCCGGAGCGGCGGCTCGATGCCAAGGGCGACCTCGTCCTGCGTCCGCCCGGCGATTCCTCTCGCGGGATCCTGTTCGCGGTCACGGGGCCCTGGAGCGCCCTGACGGCGCAGACGGTCGCCCACAGCGAGGCCACCGATCCGGCCGGCCGGTACGGGGACGCGATGCTCCCCGATCCGCTCAAGCTG from Methylobacterium sp. NMS14P includes:
- a CDS encoding AsmA family protein codes for the protein MMSLRRPIFVLALGSLIAAGFGLRDWPLEDGRVTAFARRAFDAYGLGLTLQGPASLAVLPWPRLTLDRVRLAAGSDGPVLADEGRLTIDLDPLSLLGGRAAVSGLRLEGARLSDDPGGWDEPLARLAEQARSGEAARPRRIVVRDARLASGDTARDIDLDVAWPLWGKAAEGRASLIWRGVPTRIALTHLRPAELAHRRGSPFTAEITWPDGSLAADGTVTLPAKGSALPVMAGQVRFETRSLPESLAWIGRDVPLAPLAGAFSIDGRFETAERSVSWPSLRIGLGQNVLEGAGAVAFGPGKAPRLSVQATLAAETLDLTPLVADLSRLLDPAPASIALAPFTRGDLDLRLSAAEGRAGAVRVQDLAASVLVRDASLEVAVNRARIQDGTFKGRVNLTSGADPAATELRTQGSLDRVDLGALLGEIGAARWVVGPVQGHFALDARARDTAGLLAHLNGRATLAMDGGAIAGLDLADVIHRNGAVASGALARRNGRTAFERAVVTLRFVDGVGEIAESGLLGPSVGATLHGQVSLPERRLDAKGDLVLRPPGDSSRGILFAVTGPWSALTAQTVAHSEATDPAGRYGDAMLPDPLKLPATLGLPGNARAYAP